A single region of the Changchengzhania lutea genome encodes:
- the infB gene encoding translation initiation factor IF-2: protein MAETIRLNKVLRELNISLDRAVEFLDSNGVEIEKRPTTKISEATYKLLSDEFETDANKKVASQEVSEAKLKEKEVLREQRERELEERQKQAAKRDEVVRASKVLSGPKQVGTIDLNPKKAEAKKDVSKAEEPVKELEVKEVKAEAVKTETPKTEEVKAETPQAKAPKTAKPKAKEEKPKANAPKSDKKPADPSKEESKEIIIDGDTVTEEKLKTQYKKLSGPTIAGDKIDLSKFNKPKKKKDDKKTDAKAGSSDANKKKRRRISKVGGSQPGNGPSRGGGPRTGGNDRFRGKPGQARRPIVKEEPSEEDVKKQVRETLEKLQGKSNKGKGAKYRRDKRDQHKEQSEIDQEIEAAESKTLKVTEFVTASEVATMMDVGVTEIISACMSLGMMVTMNQRLDAETLSIVAEEFGYEVEFVKADIEESIEEFVDKPEDLKPRAPIVTVMGHVDHGKTSLLDYIRQENVIAGESGGITQHIGAYGVELEGGQKIAFLDTPGHEAFTAMRARGAQVTDIAIIVAAADDDIMPQTKEAISHAQAAGVPIVFAINKIDKPDSNPEKIKEGLAQMNLLVEDWGGKIQSHDISAKVGTGVKELLEKVLLEAELLELTANPNKPALGTVVEAFLDKGRGYVSTILVQAGTLKVGDYVLAGQHSGKVKAMHDERGNDVEAAGPSTPVSILGLDGAPQAGDKFNVFEDEREAKQIATKRAQLQREQSVRTQRHITLDEIGRRIALGDFQELNIILKGDVDGSVEALTDSFQKLSTEEIQVNILHKGVGAITESDVLLASASDAIIVGFNVRPVGNARSIADKEEIDIRTYSIIYDAINDLKDAMEGMLSPELKEEITGTAEIREIFKVTKIGSIAGCMVTNGKIFRNSGIRLIRDGVVVYTGELASLKRFKDDVREVSKGYDCGMQIKNYNDIKEGDIIEAFHEVEVKKKLK, encoded by the coding sequence ATGGCTGAAACAATTAGATTAAATAAAGTATTACGCGAGCTTAATATCTCTTTAGATCGCGCTGTAGAATTTCTAGATTCTAACGGTGTCGAAATAGAGAAGCGTCCCACTACAAAAATTTCAGAGGCAACTTATAAATTGCTTTCTGATGAATTTGAAACAGATGCAAATAAAAAAGTAGCCTCTCAGGAAGTTAGCGAAGCAAAACTTAAAGAGAAGGAAGTGTTGCGTGAGCAACGCGAGCGTGAACTTGAAGAAAGACAAAAGCAGGCAGCCAAAAGAGATGAAGTTGTTAGAGCAAGCAAAGTACTTTCGGGTCCAAAGCAAGTTGGTACAATTGATTTAAATCCTAAGAAGGCAGAAGCTAAAAAGGATGTTTCAAAAGCAGAAGAGCCCGTAAAAGAGCTTGAAGTAAAGGAGGTTAAAGCAGAAGCTGTTAAAACTGAAACGCCCAAGACTGAGGAGGTTAAAGCTGAGACTCCACAAGCTAAAGCTCCTAAAACGGCGAAGCCTAAGGCTAAAGAAGAAAAACCAAAGGCAAATGCGCCTAAATCAGATAAAAAACCTGCAGATCCTTCAAAAGAAGAGTCCAAGGAAATTATAATTGATGGCGATACTGTTACCGAGGAAAAATTAAAAACACAATATAAAAAACTTAGCGGTCCTACTATTGCAGGCGATAAAATTGATTTATCAAAATTTAATAAGCCTAAAAAGAAGAAAGACGATAAAAAGACGGATGCTAAGGCAGGATCGTCTGATGCCAATAAGAAAAAGAGACGCCGCATAAGTAAAGTTGGTGGCTCACAACCTGGAAATGGACCAAGTAGAGGTGGCGGACCAAGAACTGGAGGAAACGACAGATTTAGAGGAAAACCAGGTCAAGCAAGACGTCCTATTGTTAAAGAAGAGCCTAGTGAAGAAGATGTAAAGAAGCAGGTAAGAGAAACACTTGAGAAATTACAAGGCAAATCTAACAAAGGTAAAGGCGCAAAATACAGAAGAGATAAAAGAGATCAACACAAAGAGCAATCAGAAATTGATCAAGAAATAGAAGCAGCAGAAAGCAAAACACTTAAAGTTACAGAGTTTGTAACTGCGAGTGAGGTGGCTACCATGATGGATGTTGGCGTAACTGAAATTATTTCAGCATGTATGTCTTTGGGCATGATGGTAACAATGAATCAGCGTTTAGATGCTGAAACTTTATCTATTGTTGCTGAGGAATTCGGTTATGAAGTTGAATTTGTAAAAGCTGATATTGAAGAGTCTATAGAGGAGTTCGTAGACAAACCAGAAGATTTAAAACCACGTGCTCCCATTGTAACGGTAATGGGTCACGTAGATCATGGTAAAACATCGCTTCTAGATTATATTCGTCAAGAAAACGTTATTGCCGGAGAGTCGGGAGGTATTACACAGCATATTGGTGCTTATGGCGTAGAGTTAGAAGGGGGTCAAAAAATCGCTTTCCTTGATACACCAGGTCACGAGGCCTTTACAGCCATGCGTGCGCGTGGTGCTCAGGTTACAGATATTGCTATAATTGTAGCAGCAGCAGATGATGATATTATGCCACAGACTAAGGAGGCCATATCGCATGCTCAGGCAGCAGGAGTCCCTATTGTTTTTGCTATTAATAAGATAGATAAACCAGATTCGAATCCAGAAAAGATTAAAGAAGGTTTAGCACAAATGAACCTATTAGTTGAAGATTGGGGTGGAAAAATTCAATCGCATGATATTTCGGCTAAAGTAGGAACAGGCGTTAAAGAATTGCTTGAAAAAGTATTGCTGGAAGCAGAATTGTTAGAGCTGACAGCAAACCCTAATAAGCCAGCACTTGGAACTGTTGTTGAAGCGTTCTTAGATAAAGGTCGTGGTTACGTATCCACTATATTAGTTCAGGCGGGAACCTTAAAAGTTGGTGATTACGTATTAGCGGGTCAGCACAGTGGTAAGGTAAAAGCGATGCATGATGAGCGTGGTAATGATGTTGAAGCAGCAGGACCGTCAACGCCAGTATCTATTTTAGGACTCGATGGAGCGCCTCAGGCAGGTGATAAATTTAATGTATTTGAAGATGAGCGTGAAGCGAAACAAATTGCAACAAAACGTGCACAATTACAACGTGAGCAATCGGTAAGAACGCAACGTCATATTACACTTGATGAAATTGGTCGTCGTATCGCATTGGGTGATTTCCAGGAATTGAATATTATTCTTAAAGGTGATGTAGATGGTTCTGTGGAAGCATTAACAGATTCATTCCAAAAACTATCTACTGAAGAAATTCAAGTGAATATTTTACATAAAGGTGTAGGTGCCATTACAGAAAGTGATGTATTATTAGCGTCTGCTTCTGATGCCATTATTGTTGGATTTAATGTACGTCCAGTTGGAAATGCCAGATCAATTGCTGATAAAGAAGAAATTGATATTAGAACATACTCCATTATATATGATGCTATTAACGATCTTAAAGATGCGATGGAAGGTATGTTGTCTCCAGAGCTTAAAGAAGAAATAACCGGTACGGCTGAAATTAGAGAGATCTTTAAAGTCACCAAAATTGGAAGTATTGCTGGTTGTATGGTCACCAATGGTAAGATATTTAGAAACTCAGGTATCCGATTAATTCGAGACGGTGTAGTTGTTTATACAGGTGAGCTGGCTTCGTTAAAACGATTTAAGGACGACGTTAGGGAAGTCTCTAAAGGTTACGACTGTGGGATGCAAATTAAAAACTACAACGACATTAAAGAAGGTGATATCATAGAAGCCTTCCATGAAGTTGAGGTTAAAAAGAAACTTAAGTAA
- the rimP gene encoding ribosome assembly cofactor RimP: protein MFKTTVQNLLDAALVERPDLFLIDFSIQADNKIKVIIDGDNGVLVEDCMFISRAIEHNLDREEEDFALEVMSAGATAPIVHKRQYKKNIGRLLEVKTASDVLEGTITDATDTMISLEWKVREPKPIGKGKVTVKKQVNIAYEDIVEAKVMIKF from the coding sequence ATGTTCAAAACTACGGTCCAAAATTTATTAGACGCTGCTCTTGTTGAGCGGCCAGATTTATTTCTGATAGATTTTTCTATCCAAGCAGATAATAAAATTAAAGTCATCATAGATGGCGATAACGGGGTATTGGTAGAAGATTGTATGTTTATAAGTCGAGCCATTGAGCACAATCTTGATAGGGAGGAAGAGGATTTCGCTTTAGAAGTGATGTCTGCTGGGGCAACAGCGCCCATAGTGCATAAAAGGCAGTATAAAAAAAACATAGGACGGTTGCTTGAAGTAAAAACGGCTTCGGATGTATTGGAGGGAACCATTACAGATGCAACGGATACTATGATTTCATTAGAATGGAAAGTTAGAGAACCAAAACCTATAGGTAAAGGTAAGGTGACTGTAAAAAAGCAAGTAAACATTGCTTATGAAGATATTGTAGAAGCAAAAGTTATGATTAAATTTTAA
- the nusA gene encoding transcription termination factor NusA: MENVALIESFSEFKDDKLIDRVTLMAILEDVFRSALKKKYGDDDNFDIIVNPDKGDLEIWRNRIVVADGEVEEPNQEISLTEARKIEPDFEVGEDVSEEVKLIDLGRRAILALRQNLISKIHEHDNTIIYKQFKDLVGEIYTAEVHHIRHRAVILLDDEGNEIVLPKDKQIPSDFFRKGDNVRGVIDSVELKGAKPTIVMSRSSPAFLEKLFEQEIPEVFDGLITIKKVVRIPGEKAKVAVDSYDDRIDPVGACVGMKGSRIHGIVRELGNENIDVINYTNNLQLFITRSLSPARVTSIKINEETKRAEVILKPEEVSKAIGRGGHNIRLAGQLTGYEIDVFREGAEEDVELREFSDEIEGWIIDEFSKAGLDTAKSILEQEVVDLVKRTDLEEETITDVIRILREEFEE; the protein is encoded by the coding sequence ATGGAAAATGTAGCGTTAATTGAATCTTTTTCAGAATTCAAAGACGATAAGCTCATTGACAGAGTCACGTTAATGGCAATTTTAGAAGATGTATTTAGAAGTGCCTTAAAAAAGAAATATGGGGATGATGATAATTTTGACATTATTGTTAATCCAGACAAAGGGGATTTAGAGATTTGGAGAAATAGAATTGTGGTTGCCGATGGTGAAGTTGAAGAACCAAACCAAGAAATATCGCTGACCGAAGCCCGTAAAATAGAACCAGATTTCGAAGTAGGCGAAGATGTATCAGAAGAAGTCAAACTTATCGATTTAGGAAGACGGGCCATTTTAGCGTTACGCCAAAATTTAATTTCTAAAATCCATGAGCATGATAACACAATAATCTATAAGCAATTTAAAGATTTAGTAGGCGAAATATATACAGCAGAAGTACACCATATTCGCCACAGAGCTGTTATTTTATTAGATGATGAAGGCAATGAAATAGTATTGCCAAAAGACAAACAGATCCCTTCAGATTTCTTTAGAAAAGGTGATAATGTAAGAGGTGTGATAGACAGCGTAGAGCTTAAAGGAGCAAAACCAACGATTGTCATGTCTAGAAGTTCCCCAGCATTTTTAGAGAAATTATTTGAACAGGAAATACCAGAAGTTTTCGATGGGTTGATTACCATAAAAAAAGTGGTTAGAATACCAGGTGAAAAAGCCAAGGTAGCGGTTGATTCTTATGACGATAGAATAGATCCAGTTGGAGCATGTGTAGGTATGAAAGGCTCAAGAATTCATGGTATTGTACGTGAATTGGGTAACGAAAATATTGACGTTATTAATTACACCAATAACTTGCAGTTATTTATTACGAGATCATTAAGCCCTGCTAGAGTAACGTCTATAAAAATCAATGAAGAAACTAAACGTGCCGAGGTTATTTTAAAACCAGAGGAAGTTAGTAAAGCAATTGGTAGAGGAGGTCACAACATCCGTTTGGCCGGTCAACTAACTGGTTATGAAATCGATGTATTTAGAGAAGGCGCAGAGGAAGATGTGGAATTAAGAGAATTCTCTGATGAAATTGAAGGTTGGATTATTGATGAGTTTAGCAAAGCTGGATTAGATACCGCTAAAAGTATTTTAGAGCAAGAGGTTGTCGATTTGGTTAAGAGAACAGATTTAGAAGAAGAAACAATTACAGACGTTATTCGAATTCTGAGAGAAGAATTTGAAGAATAA
- a CDS encoding SPOR domain-containing protein, whose translation MNLKIKILGVFCFALACNYGFSQQGHVTINQNKNIPRLLNVKKDMNKDENESNRYKIQIYSGNRSGAQSAQSSFYSSFSGFRPTVQFESPNFKVWAGSFGTRLEADRALLRIKRVFPSAFIFKPKKAQS comes from the coding sequence ATGAATTTGAAAATTAAGATATTAGGTGTTTTTTGTTTTGCTTTGGCCTGCAATTATGGTTTTTCACAGCAAGGCCATGTCACCATAAATCAAAATAAAAACATCCCGAGACTCCTGAATGTTAAAAAGGATATGAATAAAGATGAAAACGAGTCCAATCGTTATAAAATTCAGATTTATTCAGGCAACCGATCTGGCGCACAATCTGCACAAAGCTCATTTTATAGCTCCTTTTCGGGGTTTCGCCCTACCGTACAATTTGAATCTCCTAATTTTAAAGTGTGGGCTGGGAGTTTTGGCACGCGCTTAGAAGCAGACCGCGCTTTATTGCGCATTAAACGGGTTTTTCCTAGTGCTTTTATATTTAAGCCTAAAAAGGCTCAGAGTTGA
- a CDS encoding DUF2927 domain-containing protein, whose protein sequence is MGFKLNRKAINVSGHLKNYGLLILVFFVFACSTERLDSVSCENIDTSTLNFKETLFLDLAFNQEFGGGSEELRKWNNDISIYIVGNAPTETMNEINVIISEISDLNTDLKVRLVQDMDNANLILFLGLKPDYIVDIEPSALGLAEDARGFANILWNTSFEIVKASICIDVINNPDLSTQKHIIREELGQAFGLINDTVLDDTSMFHETIENSNYSETDLEFMTLMLSNSLEPGMCQSEALKFIN, encoded by the coding sequence ATGGGCTTTAAATTAAATAGAAAAGCGATTAATGTTAGTGGACATCTGAAGAATTATGGCCTACTAATCTTAGTTTTTTTTGTTTTCGCTTGTTCTACTGAAAGGCTTGACAGTGTAAGCTGTGAAAATATTGATACATCGACATTAAATTTCAAAGAGACCTTATTTTTAGATTTAGCATTTAATCAGGAATTTGGTGGTGGTAGTGAGGAGCTTAGAAAATGGAACAACGATATTTCTATATATATTGTAGGCAATGCACCAACGGAAACGATGAATGAGATAAATGTTATTATATCCGAAATATCCGACTTAAATACGGATTTAAAAGTGCGTCTTGTTCAAGATATGGATAATGCCAACTTGATTCTGTTTTTAGGATTAAAACCTGATTATATAGTAGATATTGAACCCAGTGCTTTGGGTTTAGCTGAAGATGCTCGTGGATTTGCTAACATACTTTGGAATACTTCTTTTGAGATCGTGAAGGCTAGTATTTGTATTGACGTTATAAATAATCCAGATTTAAGCACTCAAAAGCATATTATAAGAGAAGAGTTGGGACAGGCATTCGGACTAATAAATGACACTGTTTTGGATGATACAAGTATGTTTCATGAAACCATTGAAAATTCTAATTATAGTGAAACTGATTTGGAGTTTATGACTTTAATGCTCAGCAACAGTCTCGAACCAGGCATGTGCCAAAGTGAGGCTTTAAAATTTATAAATTAA
- a CDS encoding universal stress protein, with product MKKILVPTDFSLQADNALDVAVQLAKKNQCELHLLHVLELPLHKVDALSTYNDLPEAVFFMKLARKKFDTLRSKSDLNGIEVYEHVEFHDIFKGVFQVCKKQHIDLVVMGSNGVSGLREMLIGSNTEKVVRTSETPVLVIKNKHDSFQIKDFVFASDFKEESKKPFEKALHFAKLFKAKMHLLMVNTPTKFLSTEEANTRIQDFISMRKALDYEVHIYNDATIEKGIMHFSASINADLIAMSTHGRQGISHFFNGSVSEDLVNHAKRPVMTFKI from the coding sequence ATGAAAAAAATACTAGTGCCCACAGACTTTTCCTTACAGGCCGATAATGCCCTAGATGTCGCTGTACAATTGGCAAAAAAAAACCAATGCGAACTTCACCTTTTACATGTTTTGGAACTGCCACTGCATAAAGTGGATGCCTTAAGCACATATAACGATTTACCAGAAGCCGTGTTTTTTATGAAATTGGCTCGTAAAAAGTTTGACACATTAAGATCCAAAAGTGATTTAAACGGTATTGAGGTATACGAGCACGTGGAATTTCATGACATATTTAAAGGCGTATTTCAAGTTTGCAAAAAGCAACATATTGATTTAGTTGTTATGGGGTCTAATGGCGTAAGTGGTCTAAGGGAAATGCTTATTGGGTCTAACACGGAAAAGGTAGTTCGCACCTCTGAAACCCCCGTGTTAGTGATTAAAAACAAGCATGACAGCTTCCAAATTAAGGATTTTGTATTTGCTTCTGACTTTAAAGAGGAAAGCAAGAAGCCTTTTGAAAAAGCATTGCATTTCGCTAAATTATTTAAAGCCAAAATGCATTTGTTGATGGTAAATACGCCTACTAAATTTTTATCTACTGAAGAGGCAAACACGAGGATTCAAGATTTTATATCAATGCGAAAAGCTCTAGACTATGAGGTTCATATTTATAATGATGCTACTATTGAAAAGGGCATTATGCATTTTTCAGCTTCTATAAACGCCGATTTAATTGCAATGAGCACCCATGGTAGACAAGGCATTTCTCATTTTTTTAACGGTAGTGTGAGTGAAGATTTAGTAAATCATGCCAAACGCCCTGTGATGACTTTTAAGATTTGA